From Sceloporus undulatus isolate JIND9_A2432 ecotype Alabama chromosome 6, SceUnd_v1.1, whole genome shotgun sequence, one genomic window encodes:
- the NUTM1 gene encoding NUT family member 1 yields the protein MSSQVHTPGPGLSSCPPSAPSLLLPAFPGAALLVTSADAPGSKLIIKLKREGPMVGGAEEMPRTQTFFLTGMPLGWAAQRRDGLPGPGVRTVLLTKAGEDPGGRKPRVPETVPSARAPPPSDSSFACTSKGVYENYRRWQRYKALARRHFPATPDAEALACFFIPVLRSLARLRPDMTLEDGVPRAVQEWEHSSNFERMIFYEMAEKFMEFEAEEEQQIQKMKLLANCSQFQAPTPKPTNPPVSPASESGQQQVYIPKKSASKSRQPRRRQRRPPSNSAPGAPREIPAEAVHQYAEIMEGLDTSWEEDEDEKKEQGTLRDPQGQEDGVFVDPALTQYIDQLCDDEEFVCKVEAVIHPQFMARLLSPEKSQDPLDLVEELEEELNLTPNQLTEKRLLALTEEEREPSVYPISHSDSTPSQSEEEDEVSSNDKGEDASCRTMKRPSGNEGVRISQTELPVPIVISPLVSHSHRLGNRDFLSKGFRTAARSSLHKYGNYESQEGNPLPSLKATDEGETQHLLGQDQVRDQSIRISPQVQRVKSKAAPNITGNSIFTGKQRGNKAEEGISRACTPQYSKQEGSQEVKVKGQVEIPKMAEHSSQVVTVQFHNGDQLVWNNIESANNKHAKQYGTQQGLNKPQAFWDITDNGSKEMDHDNQDMTEILFGDHTAGGNALKLTLNRQKELNVDNAAKVIDQSQVQKAESDDTSNKKELRCKNRGIKPHRDNHMKQSSQERIHHACEKQDGCQGEVVKEQCQLQVIWKGPKSTSTVAATHSGIIDTCCQSLTKQDNLTLLSAGPKTELDRPKAKVQSQKKPEVGWKQINSINMKDNSPAQNSKLSAAKVPLQNQSASIKQGGQQSDAPSILETVQEVDLKSHAELIRGSEQLLTSADSGGIETFEDQISGTDSEHLPCFTFSVFTPPPLRTQKGPERGQKSLTEQCKITPLVENCLDEKQVTKHTLNPSNPNPLSFVISDQTEGDSCGPDGDHAPISISPGKTVPTLPPQHILQDSSSNNNDEPTQRYESNVSSKSSSLESNTNNINKVEGGGLLEKVMLANITLPELHGTILKDALKYSTKGEEEDEDEELSSFSSMLASKLNLSTPISHDPLPVEQGNSLPSSPTDTGKQGAKTRHSTRRQMSHRSTTLTSKNMEANPAVRRSHKRKSNSSGTRRSKRLRNQ from the exons ATGTCTTCCCAGGTCCACACTCCTGGCCCTGGCCTCTCTTCTTGTCCCCCTAGTGCCCCTTCACTGCTTCTGCCTGCCTTCCCCGGAGCAGCTCTTCTTGTCACTTCAGCCGATGCCCCAGGAAGCAAGCTGATTATCAAGTTGAAAAGAGAAGGACCTATGGTGGGCGGTGCAGAGGAGATGCCGCGTACTCAGACTTTCTTTCTGACAGGGATGCCACTGGGCTGGGCTGCCCAACGCCGGGATGGACTTCCAGGTCCTGGCGTTCGCACAGTGTTACTGACCAAAGCTGGCGAGGACCCGGGTGGTAGGAAACCAAGAGTGCCAGAGACTGTGCCATCAGCCCGTGCACCCCCTCCCAGTGACTCCTCCTTTGCTTGTACCTCCAAAGGGGTTTATGAAAATTATCGGCGTTGGCAACGCTACAAGGCTTTGGCAAGGCGTCATTTCCCGGCCACGCCTGATGCCGAAGCTCTGGCCTGTTTTTTCAT CCCTGTTCTCCGTTCATTGGCCCGTCTTCGTCCTGACATGACCCTGGAGGATGGGGTTCCTCGTGCCGTGCAAGAGTGGGAGCACAGCAGCAACTTTGAACGGATGATCTTCTATGAGATGGCAGAAAA GTTCATGGAGTTTGAagcagaagaagaacaacaaatccAAAAGATGAAGCTCTTGGCCAACTGCTCCCAGTTCCAAGCCCCAACTCCCAAGCCCACCAATCCACCTGTGTCCCCTGCTTCTGAGTCTGGGCAACAGCAAG TTTACATCCCTAAGAAATCAGCCTCCAAGAGCCGCCAGCCTCGGCGGCGTCAGCGGCGTCCACCAAGCAACTCTGCCCCAGGAGCGCCCAGGGAAATCCCTGCCGAGGCGGTGCACCAGTATGCTGAGATCATGGAAGGCTTGGACACAAGTTGGGAGGAAGATGAGGATGAGAAGAAAgagcaaggaacactcagagacCCCCAAGGCCAGGAGGATGGGGTATTCGTAGACCCTGCCCTGACACAATATATTGACCAGTTGTGTGACGATGAAGAATTTGTCTGTAAG GTGGAAGCTGTCATCCATCCACAATTCATGGCTCGGTTGCTATCTCCAGAGAAGAGCCAAGATCCCTTGGATCTAGTGGAGGAATTGGAAGAGGAGCTAAACTTAACACCCAACCAG CTCACTGAGAAGAGGCTCCTGGCACTGACTGAAGAAGAAAGGGAGCCCTCAGTGTACCCTATTTCTCATTCTGACTCTACTCCATCACAGtctgaggaagaggatgaggtcaGCAGCAATGACAAAGGAGAAGATGCTTCATGCCGAACCATGAAGAGGCCTTCTGGAAACGAGGGTGTTAGAATCAGTCAGACAGAATTGCCTGTACCCATAGTTATTTCTCCACTGGTATCTCATTCGCACCGATTAGGAAATAGAGATTTTCTGTCAAAGGGTTTCAGAACTGCAGCAAGATCATCTCTTCATAAATATGGCAATTATGAGTCTCAGGAAGGAAATCCTTTACCCTCTTTGAAGGCTACAGATGAAGGGGAAACCCAGCATTTATTAGGACAGGACCAAGTTAGAGATCAAAGCATCAGAATCTCACCTCAAGTCCAAAGGGTCAAGTCAAAAGCTGCTCCAAACATAACAGGGAACAGCATCTTTACTGGAAAACAACGAGGCAACAAGGCAGAGGAAGGAATTTCAAGGGCCTGTACCCCACAATATTCAAAGCAAGAAGGCAGCCAAGAAGTCAAGGTTAAGGGGCAAGTAGAGATTCCAAAGATGGCAGAGCATAGCAGTCAAGTTGTCACAGTACAATTTCATAATGGAGATCAGCTGGTTTGGAATAATATAGAGTCAGCCAACAATAAACATGCAAAACAGTATGGTACCCAACAAGGTCTAAACAAACCTCAGGCTTTCTGGGACATAACAGATAATGGATCAAAAGAGATGGACCATGATAATCAAGACATGACCGAAATATTATTTGGGGATCACACAGCAGGAGGAAATGCTCTGAAGTTGACTCTAAACAGACAGAAAGAATTGAATGTTGACAATGCAGCAAAGGTCATAGATCAATCCCAAGTTCAAAAGGCAGAATCTGATGATACTTCAAATAAAAAAGAGCTTCGATGTAAGAACAGGGGGATAAAACCTCATCGGGACAACCATATGAAACAAAGTAGTCAAGAACGCATTCATCATGCATGTGAAAAGCAAGATGGCTGCCAAGGAGAGGTAGTGAAAGAACAATGCCAATTGCAGGTTATTTGGAAAGGGCCAAAATCTACCTCTACTGTAGCTGCAACTCATTCTGGGATTATTGATACATGTTGCCAAAGTTTGACAAAGCAAGACAATCTAACATTACTTTCTGCTGGCCCTAAAACTGAACTTGATAGACCAAAAGCAAAGGTCCAGTCTCAGAAGAAGCCAGAGGTTGGCTGGAAACAGATAAATTCCATAAACATGAAGGATAACAGCCCTGCCCAAAATTCAAAGTTGTCTGCAGCTAAGGTACCATTACAGAATCAATCAGCTTCCATTAAACAAGGTGGTCAACAGTCAGATGCCCCATCTATATTGGAAACTGTTCAGGAAGTTGATTTAAAGTCACATGCTGAACTCATTAGAGGAAGTGAACAACTGTTGACCTCAGCTGATTCTGGTGGGATAGAGACGTTTGAAGATCAAATATCAGGCACAGACTCTGAGCATCTCCCATGTTTCACCTTTTCAGTGTTTACGCCTCCACCTTTGAGGACCCAGAAGGGACCTGAGCGAGGCCAGAAGTCACTCACAGAGCAGTGCAAGATCACCCCTTTGGTAGAAAACTGCTTAGATGAGAAGCAGGTGACAAAACACACTCTGAACCCTTCAAATCCAAATCCTTTAAGCTTTGTCATCTCAGACCAAACTGAAGGAGACAGCTGTGGTCCTGATGGAGATCATGCCCCTATATCCATCAGTCCTGGCAAAACAGTCCCAACATTACCACCACAACACATTCTCCAAgatagcagcagcaataataatgatgaacCTACCCAGAGATACGAATCTAATGTTTCTTCCAAATCCTCCAGTTTAGAGAGCAACACAAATAACATAAATAAGGTGGAAGGGGGAGGCTTACTTGAGAAAGTCATGTTGGCAAACATCACACTGCCAGAGCTCCATGGAACAATACTGAAAGATGCCCTGAAATATAGTActaaaggagaagaggaagatgaggatgAAGAGCTGTCCAGTTTCTCCTCCATGCTTGCTTCTAAGCTCAACCTCTCAACCCCTATTAGCCATGATCCTCTTCCAGTGGAGCAAGGGAactcccttccttcctcaccCACAGATACTGGGAAACAAGGTGCCAAGACAAGACATTCCACTCGGCGGCAGATGTCCCACAGGTCCACTACTCTAACAAGCAAAAATATGGAAGCCAATCCAGCTGTTCGTCGTAGCCACAAGAGAAAGAGCAACAGCTCAGGTACTCGGAGGAGCAAACGACTTCGCAATCAGTaa
- the NOP10 gene encoding H/ACA ribonucleoprotein complex subunit 3: protein MFLLYYLDERGDRVYTLKKVDPSGQPTCSAHPARFSPDDKYSRHRITIKKRFGVLMTQHPPPVV from the exons ATGTTTCTGCTGTACTATCTGGATGAACGAGGAGACAGGGTCTATACCCTCAAG AAGGTGGATCCCTCTGGCCAGCCGACATGTTCAGCTCATCCGGCCCGCTTCTCCCCAGATGACAAATATTCCCGACACAGGATCACCATCAAGAAACGCTTTGGTGTCCTGATGACCCAGCATCCTCCGCCTGTTGTGTAA